One part of the Peromyscus eremicus chromosome 18, PerEre_H2_v1, whole genome shotgun sequence genome encodes these proteins:
- the LOC131895325 gene encoding olfactory receptor 6C74-like, translating into MRNHTLVTTFILLGLTEDPTWQIVIFLFLFITYLLSITGNLIIILLTLLDSHLKTPMYFFLQKFSFLEISLTSTCIPRFLVSIVTKDKTISIEACFTQLFAGLIFGIAQFFLLAVMSYDRYVAICKPLHYTTIMNTRVCTWLFGTCCLIALLAICPGVIVSLSLEFCDAIIEHFFCDYSPILKLSCSDTRSMQLVNFIFAIIILLITLALVMISYGKIISTILRFPSAQQKKKAFSTCSSHMIVVSISYGSCIFMYIKPSAEERIALNKGVAILTISVAPVLNPFIYTLRNKQVKEALRDVIKKCTSATSKQ; encoded by the coding sequence ATGAGGAACCACACACTGGTGACAACATTCATTCTTCTTGGATTGACAGAAGACCCAACATGGCAAATTGtaattttccttttcctatttATAACTTATCTGCTGAGCATCACTGGAAACCTTATCATTATCCTTCTGACTCTGCTGGATTCCCACCTCAAAACACCCATGTATTTCTTCCTTCAGAAATTTTCCTTCTTAGAAATCTCACTGACATCTACCTGCATCCCTAGATTCCTGGTCAGCATAGTGACCAAGGATAAAACTATTTCCATTGAGGCTTGCTTCACACAATTATTTGCTGGCCTTATCTTCGGGATAGCACAGTTTTTCTTGCTGGCTGTCAtgtcctatgaccgctatgtAGCCATTTGTAAACCCCTACATTACACCACCATCATGAACACCAGAGTCTGTACTTGGCTATTTGGCACTTGCTGTTTAATTGCTTTGTTGGCGATCTGCCCTGGAGTCATTGTAAGTCTGAGTTTGGAATTCTGCGATGCTATTATTGAACACTTTTTCTGTGACTACTCTCCCATCTTGAAGCTTTCCTGCAGTGATACAAGGTCTATGCAACTGGTCAACTTCATTTTTGCCATCATTATTCTCCTGATTACCTTGGCACTAGTAATGATCTCTTATGGGAAAATCATAAGTACAATTCTGAGGTTCCCTTCTGCCCAGCAGAAGAAGAAGGCCTTCTCTACCTGTTCCTCCCACATGATTGTTGTCTCCATCTCTTATGGCAGCTGCATTTTTATGTATATCAAACCTTCTGCAGAAGAGAGGATAGCTTTAAACAAGGGGGTTGCCATACTCACCATTTCGGTTGCACCAGTACTAAACCCTTTCATATATACCTTAAGAAATAAGCAAGTCAAAGAAGCCCTGAGGGATGTCATTAAAAAATGCACCTCAGCTACTTCAAAACAGTGA
- the LOC131895324 gene encoding LOW QUALITY PROTEIN: olfactory receptor 6C65-like (The sequence of the model RefSeq protein was modified relative to this genomic sequence to represent the inferred CDS: deleted 1 base in 1 codon), with protein MPNKTSITEFILLGLTDDPELQIVIFSFLLVTYLLSVSGNMTIITLTLSNVHLKTPMYFFLRNFSFLEISFTTVCIPRFLISIATGNTAISYNACMAQVFFFDLLGATEFFLLAAMSYDRYVAICKPLHYTTIISSKVCNQLVIASWSAGFLIVFPPVIMGLQLEFCDSNIIDHFTCDSSPMLQIACTDTKVLELMAFFLAVFTLIVTLALVVLSYTLILRTILKIPSAQQRKKAFSTCSSHMIVVSISYGSCIFMYVKTSAKEGVALSKGVAVLNTSVAPMLNPFIYTLRNQQVKQAFKDFTKKLLPSKEG; from the exons ATGCCAAATAAGACATCTATCACAGAATTTATTCTTCTGGGACTTACAGATGACCCAGAGTTACAAattgtgatattttcttttttgctggTCACATACCTACTGAGTGTAAGTGGAAACATGACCATCATTACATTGACTCTGTCAAATGTTCACTTGAAAACTCCCATGTATTTCTTTCTCAGGAATTTCTCTTTCTTAGAAATCTCTTTTACAACAGTCTGCATTCCAAGATTTCTGATCAGCATTGCTACAGGGAACACAGCTATTTCCTACAATGCTTGCATGGCCCAAGTGTTTTTTTTTGAT CTTCTGGGAGCAACAGAATTTTTTCTACTGGCTGCAATGTCCTATGATCgttatgtggccatctgcaaacCTCTGCACTACACAACTATCATTAGCAGCAAAGTCTGCAATCAACTTGTAATTGCCTCCTGGTCAGCTGGTTTCCTCATCGTTTTTCCCCCAGTGATCATGGGCCTTCAGCTGGAATTCTGTGACTCTAACATCATCGATCACTTCACCTGTGACTCTTCTCCCATGCTGCAGATTGCTTGCACAGATACAAAGGTTTTAGAGCTGATGGCATTTTTCTTAGCAGTATTCACTCTCATAGTAACTTTGGCCTTGGTGGTTCTCTCCTATACGCTCATCCTTAGAACAATTCTGAAGATAccctctgcacagcaaaggaaaaaggcctttTCCACTTGTTCCTCCCATATGATTGTGGTTTCCATTTCATATGGAAGCtgcatttttatgtatgtaaaaACATCTGCTAAAGAAGGTGTGGCACTAAGTAAAGGGGTGGCTGTGCTCAACACCTCTGTAGCTCCCATGCTGAATCCCTTCATTTACACCCTAAGGAACCAGCAGGTCAAGCAGGCATTCAAGGACTTCACCAAAAAATTACTACCATCAAAGGAGGGCTGA
- the LOC131895326 gene encoding olfactory receptor 6C74-like, producing MRNHTLVTTFILLGLTEDPTWQIVIFLFLFITYLLSITGNLIIILLTLLDSHLKTPMYFFLQKFSFLEISLTSTCIPRFLVSIVTKDKTISIKACYTQLFTAFIFGIAQFFLLAVMSYDRYVAICKPLHYTTIMNTRVCTWLFGTCCLIALLAICPGVIVSLSLEFCDANIEHFFCDYSPILKLSCSDTRSMQLVNFIFAIIILLITLALVMISYGKIISTILRFPSAQQKKKAFSTCSSHMIVVSISYGSCIFMYIKPSAEERIALNKGVAILTISVAPVLNPFIYTLRNKQVKEALRDVIKKCTSATSKQ from the coding sequence ATGAGGAACCACACACTGGTGACAACATTCATTCTTCTTGGATTGACAGAAGACCCAACATGGCAAATTGtaattttccttttcctatttATAACTTATCTGCTGAGCATCACTGGAAACCTTATCATTATCCTTCTGACTCTGCTGGATTCCCACCTCAAAACACCCATGTATTTCTTCCTTCAGAAATTTTCCTTCTTAGAAATCTCACTGACATCTACCTGCATCCCTAGATTCCTGGTCAGCATAGTGACCAAGGATAAAACTATTTCCATCAAGGCTTGCTACACACAATTATTTACTGCTTTTATCTTCGGGATAGCACAGTTTTTCTTGCTGGCTGTCAtgtcctatgaccgctatgtAGCCATTTGTAAACCCCTACATTACACCACCATCATGAACACCAGAGTCTGTACTTGGCTATTTGGCACTTGCTGTTTAATTGCTTTGTTGGCGATCTGCCCTGGAGTCATTGTAAGTCTGAGTTTGGAATTCTGCGATGCTAATATTGAACACTTTTTCTGTGACTACTCTCCCATCTTGAAGCTTTCCTGCAGTGATACAAGGTCTATGCAACTGGTCAACTTCATTTTTGCCATCATTATTCTCCTGATTACCTTGGCACTAGTAATGATCTCTTATGGGAAAATCATAAGTACAATTCTGAGGTTCCCTTCTGCCCAGCAGAAGAAGAAGGCCTTCTCTACCTGTTCCTCCCACATGATTGTTGTCTCCATCTCTTATGGCAGCTGCATTTTTATGTATATCAAACCTTCTGCAGAAGAGAGGATAGCTTTAAACAAGGGGGTTGCCATACTCACCATTTCGGTTGCACCAGTACTAAACCCTTTCATATATACCTTAAGAAATAAGCAAGTCAAAGAAGCCCTGAGGGATGTCATTAAAAAATGCACCTCAGCTACTTCAAAACAGTGA
- the LOC131894986 gene encoding olfactory receptor 6C6-like codes for MKNQSVEIVFILLGLTGDPHLQILIFLFLFFNYILSLMGNLVIILLTLLDLRLKTPMYFFLRNFSFLEIAFTSACIPRFLMSILTGDKTISYNACVAQLFFFFLLLITEFYLLAAMSYDRYAAICRPLHYPIIMNSKVCHLLVISSWVTGFLSIFPPLMLGLKLEFCASKTIDHFLCDTSPLLQLACTDTHFIEWMAFVIAVMTLVITLILVILSYTLIIQTILKFPSAQQRRKAFSTCSSHMVVVSITYGSCIFMYMKTSAKERVTLNKGVAVLNTSVAPLLNPFIYTLRNQQVKEAFKQVLHRFCSAQNSELRFRHK; via the coding sequence atgaagaaccAATCTGTGGAGATAGTGTTCATTTTGCTTGGACTGACAGGTGACCCTCATCTACAAATTctgattttcctgtttctgtttttcaattaCATCTTGAGCCTGATGGGGAACTTAGTGATTATTCTCCTCACCCTGCTGGATCTCCGCCTCAAGACTCCAATGTACTTCTTCCTCCGGAATTTCTCCTTCCTAGAAATTGCATTCACATCTGCCTGCATTCCACGGTTCTTGATGAGCATTCTCACTGGAGATAAAACAATTTCCTACAATGCTTGTGTAGCTCAATTattcttcttctttctgttaTTAATCACAGAGTTTTACCTCCTGGCTGCCATGTCCTATGATCGCTACGCTGCCATCTGCAGACCACTGCACTATCCCATCATCATGAACAGCAAAGTGTGTCACTTGCTGGTCATCAGCTCCTGGGTGACTGGGTTCTTATCCATCTTCCCTCCTTTGATGTTGGGACTCAAACTGGAATTCTGTGCTTCCAAAACCATAGACCACTTCCTATGTGAcacttctcctctcctccagctggcttgcacagacacacatttcaTAGAATGGATGGCTTTCGTCATAGCTGTGATGACACTGGTCATCACCTTGATCTTAGTGATCCTCTCCTACACACTCATCATCCAAACCATCCTCAAGTTCCCTTCAGCTCAACAACGGAGAAAGGCCTTTTCCACCTGCTCCTCACACATGGTTGTTGTCTCCATTACTTATGGGAGTTGTATCTTCATGTACATGAAAACATCAGCCAAGGAAAGGGTCACTTTAAATAAAGGTGTAGCTGTGCTCAACACTTCTGTGGCCCCTTTGCTAAACCCTTTCATTTACACCCTCAGGAACCAGCAGGTGAAGGAAGCTTTCAAACAGGTACTTCATAGATTTTGTTCTGCTCAAAACAGTGAATTAAGATTTAGGCATAAATAG